The following DNA comes from Bacteroidales bacterium.
CTCTCGATTGTGCGTTGGCAACTCCCCCTTTAGGGGGTCGGGGGGTGCGCGATGGATTATCCCAATTTTATAGTACCAAGCACTAATTTTATCTAATAAAACAATCACCTAAATTTGCATAAAAAAATGAAAGTTACTGCCTGTCGAAAAACGCATTTCAACGCCACGCATCGCCTGCACAACCCAAACTGGGACGATGCGCGCAACGAGAAAATATTTGGGTCGTGCAACAATCCAAACTACCACGGCCACAACTACAACCTGACGGTAAAAGTGAAGGGGGAGGTGGACGCCGAAACCGGCTATGTGATGGACATGAAGGTGCTCAAGGATATTGTGAAAGAGCACATCGAAGATCGCTACGATCATAAAAATCTATATCTCGATGTGGAGGATTTTGCTGATATGAATCCCAGCGCTGAAAATATTGCCATCAAAATCTGGAATCTTTTGCGGGTGCAGATTGATGAAAAATATGAGCTGTCGATTGTTTTGTATGAAACCGAACGCAATTTTGTGGAATACGATGGGAAGTAAGACTGCAGTGGATCGGAATGTTGTTATCTCCGCCGATATGCGCAAGGGCTCGTGGCTCAACAGCCTGGGGCGCAGCTTGCTGATAGCTCCGGTGCGTTTTTATCAATATGCCATTTCACCATTTACGCCCGCCAGTTGCCGCCACATCCCCACCTGTAGCGAATACACGGTGCAAGCCATCAAAAGGCACGGCATCGTAGCCGGTGGCGCTCTCTCGGCCAGCCGCATCGCCCGCTGTCATCCGTGGGGGACTTCCGGCATCGACCCTGTGCCCAATTTTATTATTAAAAAAATAAACCTTCATAAAATTACCGGCCACACACCGCGTGCGCCGCGATACGACTTGCTGCGGCAAAAAATCATTACTGTGCTCGCCGTTTTTTTGGTGGTAATAATGGCGGGATGTAATTCAGCAATGGAAGAAAAGTCACAACAAAAGCACCGCCGGGTGTTGGTGAGCATCCTGCCGCAGAAATATTTTGTCGATCAGATTGCCGGTGATTTGTTGCAAGTCCAGGTGCTAATACCGCCCGGAACGAGCCCACATCTGTACGATCCGGCACCCCGGCAGATGGCCGGGATTGCTAAAACCGACATTTACTTTTATAATGGAAGTCTTAGTTTTGAAAAAAATCTGCTGGGCGAGATCAGCGCCAACTTCCCGGCGCTTAAAACCATTGCGCTAAGCACCGGCATAACAATGCTGGATGGAAGCGAGCAACACTATCACGATGACGGCGACGCCCACGATCACCAGGGAGCCGATCCGCACATCTGGCTTTCGCCAAAAAATGTGAAGCTGATGGCGAAGACGATTTATGAGACGCTGGCAGCATTTTATCCGGAAGACAGCGCTCGCTTTCGCGAAAATTATGAGCGCTTTTTATCAGAGACAGAAAAGACTGACCGCGAGATAGCGCAAGAGCTGCAAGCCATGCCCAATCGCAGTTTTATGATTTTTCATCCTTCACTCACCTATTTTGCCAAATATTACGATTTGCAACAGATACCCATAGAAATGCAGGGGAAGGAGCCTTCGCCGGCGCAGATGCTGCAATCGATAAAGCAGGCCAAAGAGGCGGGGCTGCACACCATATTTATTCAGGTAGAGTTTGATCGGGCTAACGCCGAACTGATTGCCCGTGAAA
Coding sequences within:
- a CDS encoding 6-carboxytetrahydropterin synthase, whose product is MKVTACRKTHFNATHRLHNPNWDDARNEKIFGSCNNPNYHGHNYNLTVKVKGEVDAETGYVMDMKVLKDIVKEHIEDRYDHKNLYLDVEDFADMNPSAENIAIKIWNLLRVQIDEKYELSIVLYETERNFVEYDGK
- the yidD gene encoding membrane protein insertion efficiency factor YidD, translating into MKPNAILWNTMGSKTAVDRNVVISADMRKGSWLNSLGRSLLIAPVRFYQYAISPFTPASCRHIPTCSEYTVQAIKRHGIVAGGALSASRIARCHPWGTSGIDPVPNFIIKKINLHKITGHTPRAPRYDLLRQKIITVLAVFLVVIMAGCNSAMEEKSQQKHRRVLVSILPQKYFVDQIAGDLLQVQVLIPPGTSPHLYDPAPRQMAGIAKTDIYFYNGSLSFEKNLLGEISANFPALKTIALSTGITMLDGSEQHYHDDGDAHDHQGADPHIWLSPKNVKLMAKTIYETLAAFYPEDSARFRENYERFLSETEKTDREIAQELQAMPNRSFMIFHPSLTYFAKYYDLQQIPIEMQGKEPSPAQMLQSIKQAKEAGLHTIFIQVEFDRANAELIAREIDGRIVQIDPLAYNWPENMLAIAHALSESALPIKN